A single window of Channa argus isolate prfri chromosome 12, Channa argus male v1.0, whole genome shotgun sequence DNA harbors:
- the LOC137137831 gene encoding transmembrane and immunoglobulin domain-containing protein 1-like, which produces MDQTSLQTLLLVMPLLCDTTNQARLTVSSNSSQLFKGQSVSLSCEDDSSAGWTLWRNTTRDNRIECGANWGKCNDSSCFIKYISSQDSGVYWCESRDGSTSNSINITVTGGAVILQSPVLPVMEGHDVSLHCQTKRPPSKLPADFYKDGSLIRTEPTGHMTIHHVTKSDEGLYKCHISSHGESPPSWIYITEKPSTTPPPTSTYSSSTSTSSAPSSHLQPVLLSIPLICAPVLLVLLLLLVRPHIQRKLKADEVNTEEDITHDVTYMGVQILHHERQQQPMRRSRESEPEVIYSSLKSTFTPSQQ; this is translated from the exons ATGGACCAAACATCTCTTCAAACTCTGCTCC TTGTGATGCCTCTGCTGTGTGacacaacaaaccaag ctcGTCTCACCGTGAGTTCCAACAGCTCTCAGCTGTTTAAAGGacagtctgtgtctctgagctgtgaggacgacagctctgctggatggacactgTGGAGGAACACAACCAGAGACAACAGGATTGAGTGTGGAGCTAACTGGGGAAAATGTAATGattcttcctgtttcatcaaATACATTAGCTCAcaggacagtggagtttactggtgtgagtccagagacggatcaaccagtaacagcatcaacatcactgtcactg gtggagcagtgatcctgcagagtcctgtcctccctgtgatggagggacatgatgtctctctgcactgtcaaacaaagaggcctccctccaagctcccagctgatttctataaagatggctccctcatcaggactgagcctacaggtcacatgaccatccaccatgttaccaagtctgatgaaggcctctacaagtgtcacatcagcagtcatggagagtctccacccagctggatctacatCACAG AAAAACCGTCCACCACACCTCCACCTACATCCACCTACTCCTCCTCTACTTCTACTTCCTCAGCTCCGTCCTCTCATCTTCAGCCTGTGTTATTGTCTATTCCATTGATTTGTGCTCCAGTTCTACTGGTGTTACTGCTTCTACTTGTGCGACCACATATTCAGAGGAAACTTAAAG CTGATGAAGTAAACACTGAGGAAGATATCACACATGATGTCACATACATGGGCGTCCAAATATTACATCATGAACGTCAACAACAGCCAATGAGACGAAGCAGAG